The Aspergillus nidulans FGSC A4 chromosome VII nucleotide sequence CCACCTGACCCCGACCCTACTCAGACCGGCAATCTCAGAGGGCGACAACTTAAGCCCCGATGCGGAGGGAATATTATAGTACATGATAGGTAGAGTGCTCTTCTCATGAATCTCGGCAAGCAACTCAGTGAGTTGCTGCAGGTTAACGGGGTCATAGAACGGCGGCACTACCATCACCGCCGCCGCGCCGACCTCTTTCGCGTGCACGGCGAGCTCGACTGCTTCAGAAGTCGAGGTTGCGCCTGTCCCTGCGACCACAGGGACGCGGCCGCCAGCGAACCGGACGCAGAGTTCGGTGAGCTGCTTGCGTTCGGAGAGCGAGAGGGTCGTGAATTCGCCGGTGGAGCCACCGGGGACGAGGCCGTGGATCCCGGCGTCGAGCATGTGCTTGATATGTAATTCTAGTCTGGCTTCGTCGATGGCGGTTTTGTCGTCAGTGAAGGGGGTTACGAGGGCGACAAGGATACCGTTTAGATTGAGGTCGGACATTGTCGTATATGGGAAAGATATATCAATGCAGATGAGAACAATGGGTGTATCGCGATCAGTCGTAGAAACAGGAAGGTAgagtcttggtcttggtgaTAACAGGATAGACGAGATAGGGTAAATTAATCGTCTGGTAAACCTAGGTAGATATAAGCTAGGGCTCGACGGAAACGCCTTCCTACCCTGGTGGCTGGCTCCATACAGAAATACATAGGAACCACTTGCCTTTTTCTGGTCTTATCTAGCTGGCTAGATCTGAGATATTACTATGGGTTCTATTTTGACTACTTAGTGCTTGTCTGGCTTGAGCCTAGACAGCCTTAAATGTGGGCATGATGGGGTTTCCCTTTTTTCCACCTCTTCGTTAAATTCTTATTCAGCCTCAACTTTCATTGAGACCTACAACTATCTCTATGGCTTTGAGATCCACATTCTATTCAGGGGCAGAGGTTCCTTTAGACTCGTTCATCGCTTGATGTCCTGCAGCTGGTGAATCAAAATGCGTCCGGCCAACGTACACTGGTATAAAGTTATCCCACCAAGTCCCTCCAGAGAGCACTTGCCCGGATACAAAAATACATTCGCTGACTCATTAGCTGACTCTAGTACCTGACTGCAATAGCTGGACACTTGTTGGCGAATTGCGCGAGGAGGCCTTGAATACCTAGACGGGAAGGGTAAGCATCGACTCAATATAGGACAATCAGGTATGTAAACCGAAATAAGACTGTTTTCAGCTGTTCCTCTGAAAGGCAAAGTCAAATAGAAAACTTCCGCACCACCCTCATTCACAGCTGACTAGGGATGGTCTTTAGTTCCCTTCCCGATTTGTGCGGTTGCACCATGTTAGGCGTCTCATATCCACCGACGGTAGGTGTGCAATATCTCACAGGTTGCACAAGACTTGACAATCATGCAGAGCGGGCAAGTGGACGAATCTGTGGAGGCAGGGATCAGCATTAGGCGTTCTGTCATCCTATCAGGAGCCCACCACATGGACATTTTCGTCCTATAATCTCACACCTGCTAAGGGCTCCGAGGAGCCGCGGTTGGTGCTGATGACAATCATTCCCCCTCACTAAGATAGCCAATATCTTAGTTAAATACGAAAGGCTCAGAGTGCCAATAATCCTTTCTTCTGCAGGGAGTTGCTCGGTTTCGCATCTGATACCGGGCTCAGGGCTGAGGTACAAAAGGCGAAGCGCATCCTTTGTAAACCGTTCACCATCATTCTCACTACTGATACTATTAATCCTATCACTACCACTATTCTTGCTAGCTGATTACTCTTCAACGATGACCCAGTCCCAAGTCCACGAGAGCGGCGACTCTCCCGTCGCCTCGATCGAGGAGTTTACCACCACTCCCTTCGACTTTATCGTCTGCGGCGGTGGAACAGCTGGGCTGGCCATCGCCGCCCGTCTGAGCGAGATTTCGAATGTCAATGTCGGGATTGTAGAGGCAGGAAAATACCGCATCGGCGACCCGCTCATCGAGACGCCTGCGACGTTCATGCAGATGTTTGAGGACCCAGAGTACGATTGGTGTCTGTTTACAGCGCCACAGGAAGCGAACAACGGCAAGGTCCATCATATACCGCGCGGAAAAGTCCTCGGCGGATCCAGTGCAATCAATTACTTGATGTATGTACGGGGATCGCTGCAGGACTACGATGACTGGGCCGCGCTTGTCGGTGATGAGGGGTGGTCAGCTGCAAACATGAAGGCGTATATGCGCAAACATCAGGCTCGTAATACCTTTGCAAATCCATCCTATGAGATATCCCTAACACTCCCCTTCTTAGACCCTAGAACCGGTCAATCCAGAGTCCAAGGCGGCAGCATCTCCCATCGCCCCTGAGCACCACGGTACGACCGGCCCCATTCGAACGAGCTTCAATGAGTCAAACCTGCCCATCGAAACCGACTTTGTCAAGGCTTGCGCCGAGACGGCGAACTTGCCAAACATGCCTATTGACGCTTGGAGCGGAGACCATATCGGGTTCTACCATACCCTGGGCGCTGTCGCCCGTACGGGTCCGAACCGCGGCAAACGAAGCTACGCCGGGATCGAGTATTACGAAGCGAACAGGTTGCGGCCAAATCTCAAACTTCTCTGCGAAGCGCGTGTTAACAAAGTCATTCTCAACGGCACCAGGGCTACCGGTGTCAGTATAACATTCCGAGGTCAGGAGTACACCGTCTCCGCAAGTCGCGAGGTCATCGTTTCTGGCGGGACCATCCAGTCCCCTCAGATTCTCGAGCTATCCGGCATTGGCGACCCAGAAGTTCTCGCTGCCTCCGGCGTCCAGTGTCTGGTTGAGAACCGCGCTGTCGGTGCTAACGTACAGGACCACAGTGTCAGCCTGATAAGCTGGCAGATGCAACCCGGTGTGGTGACCAGCGACACACTGGGCCAGGTCCCTGAagccgcagctgcagcactgCATCAATACGCAGAATCCCGCACAGGTCCATTGAGCTCAATTGGGAGCACACAGGGTTTCATCCCCGTCAAGAGTATCCTCTCAGACGCCGAGCTCGCCGAGATCGTGCAGAGTATCCGTGATATCAAGCCGAGTAGTGCCTTCCATGaaaagcagctgcagcaagtCATCGCTCATCTAGAAAGCGAGACCTCAGCGAACTTGCAGGTTGTCTTCCTTCCATGCAGTGTCCATGAGAATGGTGTTGAGCACCAGCGTGGCCTGTTCACGCCGCCGCCAGTAGGAGAGCCGGTTTGTGTCTCGGCCGCGCCGTGTCTGCAGTACCCGGTTTCACGGGGATCTATCCATATCAATAGCAACGGTATGTTCATCTCATATTTCCTTTTCTCACAGCGGCCGGGCTCCCTTGTCCTAGATCTGCTGCTAAACCTCACCATTGCAGATCCCTCGGTCCCGCCCACTATCCAACCAAACTACATCAGCCACTCCGCAGACGTCGCACTCCTGGCTGCGTTCCTTAGTTGGATAGACAGAGTTGGACACGCTGCACCTTTTGCATCCTCAGTCTCCCGCCGCATCTTGCCCAAATCGTCGCTTGACCTGCAAGATTCCGAACAGGCGAAGCGTGCCATCCACGACACCGTGATCGGTGAGTACCATATATGCGGCTCGGTCGCGATGGGGGATGCGCTGGACTCCAGGTTGCGAGTTAAAGGAGTAGAGGGTCTTCGCGTTGTAGATGCAAGCGTGTTTCCCAACAATGTGTCTGGTAATATAATGAGTAGTGTCTATGCGGTTGCGGAGAAGGGTGCGGATTTGGTGAAGGAGGATCACGGGCTGCTCTAGTTTGCGGCTTCTGGTGGCTTTGCATTGTGGCTCTGACTGCTCTATATCCTACGTCTAGTGCTACTGATCAGATATATAATCCTCCAGTACATATAATTATGACATCTCGCGTCCCTATCAGGCATCACAGCATATACCTAAACATCGGCGACCGATCTCCCATCTTCGCCATTTCATAGCTATCCCATTGCGATAGATCCATCGCCTCTCTCTTCTTATTGATCCGTTTGTACGAGAAGCGCAGAATAAGCACGGCGAGTAATCCCACAACACAGAAGCCAAGCTCGAGAGCGTGTCCGAGGGTATACTTTGGCGCATCTTGTTCACGATAGAAGTTTGAGGCCATTGCTGCACTCATTAGTCGATAATAAACCAAAAAGGGATTGTAGGAGCGTACCTCCAGCCATATTTCCCAGCCCGATATGTATAGCCATCCCGGCAGCGCGCTTGTAGTCGCCTGCCAAGTTGACGCTGATCCACGTGACATTTCCAGGAAAGGCTGGATAGATCCCTAAAACCAGGCAAACATTAGTTGAAGCTCACAATAAGCGCGATAAAGGTGAGGTGAGCACTTACCGACCACCGCAATAAAGACCCCAAAATACACCACGCCCGGCACGCCACGGTCCGAGGAGGCAAGGACAATCACAAACCCAATGGCGATCAGACTCATGAAGAACAATATAAACGGCGAGCGCTTCTTATACCGATCCGACAACCACGCACCGGCGACGGCAACGGCTGCGGCGGTAATATAGATGGGCACGGTGAGCAGCTGCGCTGTGGAAGAGGTATACCCCAGGTCGCGGATGAtggaggggaggaagaaggagattccGTAGAGAGGGCAAGTGATACCCCAGTACACTGCAGTTCCCTTTAGCAGCGGCAGAGGGAAGGGGAAACGGATTACATGGGAAGGGACGTACTGAATAGACCGACGTAGATCTGCCAATCGGTCAAAGCATCAAGGACGTATCTTGGGCGGAACTTCGCCTGTTCTTCGACTGCGTCTCCACCTGCGCTCAGGGTATCCTGTCCAGAATTCTGGGTCCGCAGCGCATGGATAACATATTttcgctcctcctcggtcaAGAATGTCGCTGTCTCGGGGAAATCGTACATGGCAAACGGTGCGATGATGCCAACGAGGACCGTCAGGATCCCCTCGAGGATGAAGATCCACCGCCAACCGGCGTAGTTACCGACACCGTCCATTTTCTAGTGATGCCACATCTAGTAAGCGCAGGCCAATCATCAAAcagaaggggaagaggagggaaggagGGAGCGTACGGCTATCGCCCAAGCTAGAATCCCTGAGAACGCTCCGGCAACActggcggcgctgaagaacaTGGCCTGACGGTATTGGGCAAGGTGTCGCGGATACCAGAGGGTTATATAATAGGCGATTCCAGGATAGAGGCCGGCTTCTGCAACAAGCAAGCAAATCAATGCATTAGCAccgctgaagagaagagggatgTGTCGAATGGGGTAGGGACTACGTACCAGCAACACCGAGGAACAGCCGGGAAATCAACAGTCCATGGTAATCTTGCACGATTCCCATCAACGTCTAATGACTGTTTAAGCACTCCGGTCCCGATTCGGATAGTCACTGAACCCTACCATGACAATGCCCCAGGCCACCATGAGCAACGGCAAGAGCCTCGACGgcctcaacttcttcaacaacaggtTGCTCGGCAGTTCAAAGGCAACATAAGTAAAAAAGAACACCGTCACTGCATGACCAAATTATTAGCCCGGATCAATTGGCAACTTCCGACGGTTGCACCTACAGCACCAATTATATTCGGATCCCGACATATGGAGATCATCCAGCATCCCCTCAATCTTCGCATTGCCGATATTCCCACGGTCTAAGAAGGCAAGGAGGTAAAGCAGAGCAAGCATAGGGATGAGCCGCAGGTCCATTTTGCGCAGGACGCGCTTCTGCATGTCCGGCGGGAACACTTGATCGAGAGACGTGAGCCCGCCATGGTCATTGCCCTCAAGCGCAATCACGCTAGGCTTTTCGTATTCTAGGTCTGCGTCGGGGATAGCCATGGGTAGCTTGTGAGAATGGTGTTCTAGCTGGAATTACACTCAGGAGGCCAGCGTTGGCATTCTTAAAGAGAAGACCTTCAACCCCGCATTTTTTGCCCTAGAAGACTTCAGACCCTTCCCCAGATAGCGGAATGATACCCCGCAATGCCACCAAAATGCCGGCGAGGGGAAGCTTGCGTGCTCCATAGGGTATGGTTGGGCTTATTGGCCGGTTGGATGCCATCCAGATCCACTGAGAAGCATGCAAAGTTCGTGCCACTCCTTCGAGACTTCTATTCGTGGCCACGTCTACGTCCCGCTGCACTTGGACCAACAGATCAACGGCCGATAGAGTAGATTTGGATTTGTCAACATCGGACCATGTCCGGTGGTGGAGGCTTCTGTAGCCGATATTCCAGGCCGAGGCATTAAAGACCAGCAGATCATCGCCATATGGACTGTAGACGGGCTTAGACCTCTGACAGCAGCCAAGACGTTGCTTCATAGTGGGCCCAGTGACTCACCAATCACTTGAACAGGGATGAAGTACTCTATCCATTTCCTTCCCGTCTCCGCATTCTGGACAGGTGGTGTGGTTCTTTAGACGTTCCTCTACCACTCTTAATAATCAATATCAGTTAACGTTACCATCAACCTCAGCAACACCAAAGTCAAACAGACCAAGATGGCAACGGTCCACCCAAATGCTGAGAAACTCATATCGTTGGCGGAGGAGTTCTTTGCCGAAGTCGCCGATCTGTCTGTGCATCTCtcgtctcttctcctgtctttACTTCTTTTCGCTACAACCCGTATACTTCAGGCAGCCGTGCACCCGTATACCCGTACAGCCTGCTAATGCTATACATTGCTCTATTGTAGAACTCCCGGTCGCGCCCTTGAGGAATATCTGAATGAACACTACGGCCCCGGCAATAAATACTACGACACCTTCTGCTCGCTCATCCTCAGCGGTCTTCGCAACAACGAAGGCTGGGTCGCCACCGACGAGCTAGACGGCCCCAGATACAGGCGCAGCCGACTCTGCGATCCCAGCGAGCGTACGCGCTATTTCAGTATTACGACCGTCTACATGCAGAGTCAGGACGAGTATCGAGGGCAGTATCATCTGCATCCGTATGGGGAGATCAATTGCGTGGTGCAGGTCGATCGCACAGCTGAGTTGAAGGGGATGAATGGGTGGCAGGCGGCCGGGTGGACCTCGCCGGCGGCAGGAACGCACCACTATCCCGAAGTGAGAGGAGGTGCACTCGTTGcgctgttcttcttgccgGCCGGGAGGATCTCGTATAAGGCGACTCCCGAGATGGCGCAGCCGCCGTATGTGTAGTCATATATAAAGGAAGGGGGGATCAGCAACAACAGATGGACAATgccaaaaaggaaaaaggaatcGTCACAAAGACAACCATGATATTAAGGTTTCTAGTAGCCCGCGTACTTGCCCGATATGCGTATGAGATGTACATCCAGGTGGTATCATAAAGAATTGAAAACAAGGGCAGTTGCGCCAGGCACCAGCCATTTTATCGTATCTGAGCGTAAATTCATGCCAAAACAATCAAAAAAAATCATAACAAACCAGTTCACGAATGCGTGTACGGTGTGAACCATCCCCCCTTTTCCCACTGTCCCGGCTGATAAACAGCGCCGTTCCGTGCGCGTTCCTCGTGAATCCCAGCGAGGAGCGTATTCAACCGAACAAAGTTAATAGGCTTCATAATCCACCCATCGAAGCCTATATCCATGTACATTTGAACGTCCTTTTCaagcaatgaagcagagacGGCAAAAATGGGAATGTGAAGATTCGCGACTTCACTCTGACTCTCATGCTGGCGGATCCGTTTAGTGGACTCAATGCCATCGAGAATCGGCATCTGTCTACCGTAAGCAAGAATTACATTAAAAGACACCAAAGGCATTGACCACCTACCTGAATATCCATCAACACAACATCCCACTGCGTCGACTCTGCCGAGTATGCATTCGCACACTCCTCCCCATTCACCGTGCGTTGAACAGTGTGGCCGAGTTTTTCGAGTCGTTTCTCGATAATCTTCGCGTTGATCGGGTCGTCCTCAGCTACGAGAACCCGGAGGGGCCGCCGTTCGGGCGCACTAGGCCCAGAGCTGGGGCCTGACGGCCGTGAACGTGCCGTTTCGGATTGCTCATGAGAAGTAGATGCTGTCGATTCTCCGGTCTTTTTGGGTCGAGTCTGAGCTTCGCTTTCACCTGACGCTTGTTCACCAGCGCCATCAGCAGGGGCTGTATCCTCCGGTTCAGATTTTCGAGGCACGTCTGGGCGGGTTAGGCTGTCTTGGCTATTTCTTTTGGAACCAGTAGTGCTATCAACGAGGATCACATCATCCCCGGTCGAGAACGGGGCCGCAGAGTCCCCAGTGGCAACAGGACGGTGTTCCGCGGTTGGACTCTTGGTATCCGAGCCTTCGGGGATAGGGAACTGTAGCGAAATCTGGAACCGACTAcccttcccttcttcagacCGCACAGT carries:
- a CDS encoding dihydrodipicolinate synthase family protein (transcript_id=CADANIAT00007842), encoding MSDLNLNGILVALVTPFTDDKTAIDEARLELHIKHMLDAGIHGLVPGGSTGEFTTLSLSERKQLTELCVRFAGGRVPVVAGTGATSTSEAVELAVHAKEVGAAAVMVVPPFYDPVNLQQLTELLAEIHEKSTLPIMYYNIPSASGLKLSPSEIAGLSRVGVRWLKDTSGDAPAFTELVFGLSDQITALNGWDTLTFYGLAAGCPGGVWGAANIIPELAVELYEAVSIKKDLDKGKELWSKAWPICKFLESHNYAAAVKTGVELTGQATGGLRKPFALLGPELQEELKGLLKNAGVATV
- a CDS encoding GMC family oxidoreductase (transcript_id=CADANIAT00007843), whose amino-acid sequence is MTQSQVHESGDSPVASIEEFTTTPFDFIVCGGGTAGLAIAARLSEISNVNVGIVEAGKYRIGDPLIETPATFMQMFEDPEYDWCLFTAPQEANNGKVHHIPRGKVLGGSSAINYLMYVRGSLQDYDDWAALVGDEGWSAANMKAYMRKHQAQPVNPESKAAASPIAPEHHGTTGPIRTSFNESNLPIETDFVKACAETANLPNMPIDAWSGDHIGFYHTLGAVARTGPNRGKRSYAGIEYYEANRLRPNLKLLCEARVNKVILNGTRATGVSITFRGQEYTVSASREVIVSGGTIQSPQILELSGIGDPEVLAASGVQCLVENRAVGANVQDHSVSLISWQMQPGVVTSDTLGQVPEAAAAALHQYAESRTGPLSSIGSTQGFIPVKSILSDAELAEIVQSIRDIKPSSAFHEKQLQQVIAHLESETSANLQVVFLPCSVHENGVEHQRGLFTPPPVGEPVCVSAAPCLQYPVSRGSIHINSNDPSVPPTIQPNYISHSADVALLAAFLSWIDRVGHAAPFASSVSRRILPKSSLDLQDSEQAKRAIHDTVIGEYHICGSVAMGDALDSRLRVKGVEGLRVVDASVFPNNVSGNIMSSVYAVAEKGADLVKEDHGLL
- a CDS encoding uncharacterized protein (transcript_id=CADANIAT00007844), encoding MAIPDADLEYEKPSVIALEGNDHGGLTSLDQVFPPDMQKRVLRKMDLRLIPMLALLYLLAFLDRGNIGNAKIEGMLDDLHMSGSEYNWCLTVFFFTYVAFELPSNLLLKKLRPSRLLPLLMVAWGIVMTLMGIVQDYHGLLISRLFLGVAEAGLYPGIAYYITLWYPRHLAQYRQAMFFSAASVAGAFSGILAWAIAKMDGVGNYAGWRWIFILEGILTVLVGIIAPFAMYDFPETATFLTEEERKYVIHALRTQNSGQDTLSAGGDAVEEQAKFRPRYVLDALTDWQIYVGLFMYWGITCPLYGISFFLPSIIRDLGYTSSTAQLLTVPIYITAAAVAVAGAWLSDRYKKRSPFILFFMSLIAIGFVIVLASSDRGVPGVVYFGVFIAVVGIYPAFPGNVTWISVNLAGDYKRAAGMAIHIGLGNMAGAMASNFYREQDAPKYTLGHALELGFCVVGLLAVLILRFSYKRINKKREAMDLSQWDSYEMAKMGDRSPMFRYML
- a CDS encoding DUF4863 family protein (transcript_id=CADANIAT00007845) — protein: MATVHPNAEKLISLAEEFFAEVADLTPGRALEEYLNEHYGPGNKYYDTFCSLILSGLRNNEGWVATDELDGPRYRRSRLCDPSERTRYFSITTVYMQSQDEYRGQYHLHPYGEINCVVQVDRTAELKGMNGWQAAGWTSPAAGTHHYPEVRGGALVALFFLPAGRISYKATPEMAQPPYV